The window GAACAGCGCCAGCGCCTGCTGGGCATGATTGAAGACAGCGCCGCCCAGCTGGCCAGCCGCGCCGACCTGACCCGCCTGAATGACCTGTACCTGGACGTGGTGCTGCGCCCCGAGCCCGTGGACCTGCGCGACCTGGCCGCGCCGTTCGCCTCGGCGCGGGTGCAGGTCAGCGCCCCGGCACAGCCTGTGGTCTGGTCTGTGGACCCGGCGCGCACCCGCCAGATGCTGGAAAACCTGGTGGAAAACGCCCTGAAGTACACCGATGGGCCCGTCGAGATCACGCTGGAGCCGCCCAGACCCCCGGTCAGTCAGGGGCCCCGGCTTCAGGTGCGCGATCACGGCCCCGGCATGAGCGCCGAGCAGCGCGCCCGCGTGTTTGTGCCCTACGAGCGGGGGCCCCAGGGCCTGAAACCCGGGCAGGGCCTGGGACTGGCCTTGGTGCGGCGCTACGCCCGCGCGCATGGCGGCGACATTCACATCACCCACGCGCCGGACGGCGGCCTGATCATGACCCTGAGCTTTGGCACACCCAGCGCCGGGCCCATTGCCCCGCCCCGGCGCCGCGCCACCTGACCACCGACTGATAATCCCAAGTCGCTTACAGCGCGCGCCCTAGCCAGGCTTTACTCTTTTGGGGTGAGCCGAGCCACGCGAATCCCTCATCTGGTCTTGACCGTTGGCCTGCTGAGCCTGGGCGCTGCCGTGTGGCCTGGGGGGGCCCAGGCGTCGCCGGAGTTCCGCATTGGGTACCGGGTGAGCCCGGAGCGTCAGGCGCCGCTGCGGGTGTCGTTTGAAGCCAGTGCCCCGGCCGGGTATGTGGTGCAGTGGGTCTTTGGTGACGGCAATCAGGCCAGCGGCCTGAGCGCCGAGCACGTGTACTACCGCCCCGGCACCTATACGCTGCAGGCGCAGCTTCTGGACCCCCAGGGCCGTGTGGTCAGCCGCGCCGAGGCCCAGTTGCCGGTGAACAGTGCCGGGGCCGAGCGCCCCGCGCTGACCGTGCTGCAGCCCACCCCCGGCGAGGTGCGCCTGAGCGCCGAGGGCAGCGTGCTGTACACGCCCGCCCGCCCCACCCTGCTGCTGGCCGGGCGCGAGGTGGGCACTGGGGCCAGCCGGGTGCAGAACGGCACCCACGCGGCGGTGGTGCGCGCCACCACCAGCGATGGCCGCACCGTGGAAAAGCGCCTGACCATTCGGGTGGCCCCCTGGACCGGCAGCGCCGCCTTTGACGGCGAAGTGCTGCGCCTGACCAACCAGGCCCGCGCCCAGGGCTACAACTGCGCCACCAACCGCACGGGCGCCGCTGCCCTGCCGCCCCTGCGGCTGGACCCCACCCTGACCGTGGCTGCCCAGGCACAGTCGGCGGGGATGGCGCTGTACGGCTACTTTGACCACACCAGTAGCTTCGACGGCAGCACACCTATGCGCCGGGTGCAGGCGGCGGGCATGACTCCCCTTTCGGTGGCCGAGAACATTGCCGCCGGGCAGCAGACCCCGGCCGAGGTGGTGCAGGGCTGGCTGAAAAGCCCCGGGCACTGCCGCAACATCATGGGCGACTTCACCCGCATTGGCCTGAGCTATGTCAACCGCCCCGGCACCACCTACGGCCGCTACTGGACCCAGGTGTTCGCCCGCATCTAAAGGCTGAGGGCCGGGGCTGGTCCGCTGAGTTCCCTTCACCTCTCCAGGCCTTCTGGGGGAGCGGTCAGCTTCACAGCTTCAGTCAAAAGAGGGGCATCTTCTTTGTGGACCCTCAGCGACGCGGGGGCCCGCAGGGAGAAACGCAGAGGTCTTTTCCGACCTTGAATTGGGTAACGCTCTGCCTTCCCCCGCCCCTCAAGCCGTGAGCGGGCACCCAAGGGCCGCCTCATGGCTCATGGCCCAGAGCCCCGACCCCCCTCAATGCACGTCCGCCACGCCCGCAAGCAGCCCGGCCAGCTGCTCCTTGGCGCGGAACACGCGGCTTTTGGCGGTGCCCACCGCCACGCCCTGAATCTGGGCAATCTCGTCGTAGCTCAGGTCTTCCACAAAGCGCAGCACCACGGCCTCGCGGTATTCGGCGGGCAGGCGCAGCAGGGCGCGCTGCACCCGGTCCTGGGCGTCGGCACTTTCGGCGGCCTGCACGGGTGAGCGTTTCTCGCTGGTGACCTCAAAGCCCACGTCTTCGCGGGCCTGTTCCAGCGAGAAGCGCTGCAACTGCTTGCGGCGGTGCGACTCGATCTGGGTGTTGCGCGCCACCTGATACAGCCACGGCAGCACCCGTTCGCCCACCCGGAAGGTCCGAATCGAGCGCCACGCGCGGTAAAAGACCTCCTGGGTCAGGTCCAGGGCGTCTTCGCTGTTGCCCTCTAGGCGGTACAGGTAGCCGTACATGCGGCCCTCGTACTCCTGCACAAAATCGAACCACGCCGCTTCCTCGCCCGCGCACAGCCGCGCGTACAGGTCAGGGGAGATCAGGTCGGGTGGAAATGACTCGGCGGGGTCCACAGTGGCTACACCATAGCGTGCCCCGGCCTCTGGCCCGCGCTGCCTTGCGGCGCCAGCGGTGCTCGCCGTGGCAGCAGGGCGCCAACTGCTCTAGCATGCGCGCACGTTGAGCCCTGTTCGTCCCGAAGTCCTGTCTGCCGCCCCGCCCGCCGCCTCCCTGGCCGACGCCCTGCGGCCCCTGCTGCCCGACCTGAGCGTGGGCGCCCTGCTGGGCTTTGCCACCGGCGTGGCCCTGCGCCACATTGGCCGCGTGGCCCTGATCGTGCTGGGCACGCTGTTCGTGGTGCTGCAACTGCTGGCCTACCTTGACCTGATCAGCGTGAACTGGCTGCGCCTTCAGGCCCTCACCGAACCGTGGCTCAGGCAGGGCCAGGAACAGGGCGGCGCGTGGCTGATGCGCGTACTGACCGCGAATCTGCCCTTCGCCGGGGCCTTCACGGCAGGGCTGCTGCTGGGCCTCCGCGCGCGCGTGTAAAGAGGTGATGGTTGATGGAGAACCGCTTTTTCCATCAACCATCACCTGTTGACCATCAACCCCTTACGCGCTGCTTCGGACGACCAGACGGGGCTCAAAACGGCGCGCCCGGGCGGGGCCCTTGTAGCCGTTCAGGCGGGTCAGGAGCAGCTGAGCGGCCTCATAACCCATGCTTTCCACCGGCTGGTGCAGGGTGGTCAGGCCGCGCGCCTCGGCCCAGGGCTGGTCGTCAAAGCCGATCACGCGCACGTCCTCGCCGGCCTTCAGGCCGCGCAGACGCAGCTCGTCCAGCAGGGCCCCGGCCAGCATGTCCGCCGAGGCGAAGATGGTGCAGGGCAGACCGCCCGCCTGGACCTGATCCAGCAGCGCGGAAGCCGTGTTGCGCGCCGCCAGCGAATCGAAGCTGGAGGTGTATTCGGCGGCGGGCGCGCGCCCGGCGGCCTGCAGCGCCCCCAGAAAGCCATTGCGGCGGTCTTCAAAAACGCGGGTGGTGAACAGCTGGTCCAGTTCGGTTTCCACCCACACCGCGTACAGGTCGCCGGGCAGGGTCACGGCGTATTCCCCGGCCATGCGCCCGCCCGCCACGTTGTCCATGAACGAGGAATCCACGTGTTCGGCGTAGGCGTCCACCAGCACGGTGGGCTGCTGGGTGCGCAGGCGGCGCTCGTGGAACATCTGTGTGAGGTTGTAGGTGGCCATCACCAGCCCGTCGGCCTGGTAAGCCAGGGTGTGCGAGCCCAGGTAGCGCTCCAGGCGCGAGCGGTCCAGCAGCGGGAAAATCGCCACGTCGTAGCGGGCCTCCTGAAAGGCAGTTTCCAGGCCGTCCAGCAGCCGCACGTAGAACTCGGTGGTCAGCACCGGCAGCAGCACGCTGATGGTGTAACTCTTGCCGCCCGCAATACGCCGGGCATGCGGGTTGGGCGTATATTCCAGATCGGCAATGGCCTTGAGCACGAGTTCGCGGGTGGCGCCCTTGACCGCCACGTGGTTGTTCAGCACCCGTGACACGGTGCCGACCCCGACCCCGGCCTGCCGGGCCACATCCTGAATGGTGGGTTTGCGCATGATTTGTTGCCCAGCATACCCTCTTTTTGGAAAGGGTTCCACAGGCCCTGGGCTCCGGTGCACTGGAACGGCAAAGGCGCCCCGGGGGACAAAGCGGCCCGGCGGCCCACCCTAGACTGACCCCCAGGTCGGCCGCGACCTGGAAGGAGTGCTATGCCTGTTCCCGCCCGTCTGTTCATCCTGCTGCTGGCGCTGTTGACCGCCTGCCGCCCGGCGCCCCAGGCCCAGGCGGGCCCCACCGCCACGCTGACGGTGGAAGCGGCGCGCGTGGTGGCCGTGCCCCCCAGCGTGAAGGAGACCAGCGTGTTTGGCACCCTGCGCAACCCCGGCGGGCGCCCCCTGCGCCTGACGGGCGTGCAGTCGCCAGCGGCCGACCACGCCATGCTGATGGTGACGCGCACCGACGCCCAGGGCCGCACCGGCATGCAGATGACCGACGCCCTGACGGTTCCGGCGGGCGGCGAACTGGTCCTGAGTGACACCGGCGATCACATCATGCTGATGGGCCTGCGTGCGCCGCTGCGCGAGGGCGAGCCCGTGGCCCTGACGCTGACCGACGACGCCGGCGGCACCCACACCCTGCAGGCCCCGGTGGTGAAGCCCTGATGACGGCCCCGGCCCACCCAGAAGGCGCGGCCGGGCCGGCCACGCGGCCCTGGTACGTGTCGGCGGGGCTGGCGCTGGCGGCGGTGGCGCTGCTGCTGGGGCTGGCCTGGGGCGCGGCGCGCCTGCGCAGTCCGTACCCCTTTTACGGCACGGCCTACCCGGCGGGCACCCAGGCGGCGCCGTTTCAGGGCGTGGCGGTGCAGGGCGGGGCGGCGCGGCCCTTCGCCTTCACCCCTGGGGCGGGCGGGCAGGCCACCGCACTGTTTTTTGGCTTTACCCACTGCGCCAGCATCTGCCCCCTGAGCCTGTCGTACCTGAACAAGGCGCGCGCCCTGCTGCCCGCTGAACTGCGGTCCAAACTGAATATTGTGCTGGTCAGCGTGGATCCCGCGCGCGACACCCCGGCGCGGCTGGGCGAATACGTGGGCTTTTTTGGCAGCGGCACGGGCGTGCGCATTCCTGAACCGGCGCTGGGTCAGGTGGCGCAGGCCTACGGCGTGGCCTACCAGAAGGCCGAGCTGCAGGGCGCGGCCTACCAGATCAACCACACCACGGCCACCTACCTCATTGACGCCCGGGGCCAACTGCGGGTGCTGTGGGACTACACGCAGCTGCCCCAGGTGGAGCGCGTGAAGGCCGATTTGCAATACGTGCTGGAGACCCCATGAGCCTGAACCCCACCGTTGCCGACTTGCTGTTGCCCCGCCCGGACTGGACCCTGCTGCCCATCCTGCTGGTGGGGGCCGCCTACGCCGCTGGCTTCGTGCGGGCGCGCCGGACTGGCACCCCGTGGCCGCTGTGGCGCGCTGGGCTGTTTGCCCTGGGGCTCGTGGCGTTGGTGCTGACCACCCAGACCCGCGCCGCCGGGCTGACCCAGGGCAGCATGGCGCTGTACATGGGCCGCCTGATGGTGCTGGCCGAGGTGGTGCCGCCGCTGCTGGTGCTGGGCCTGCCGCCCCTGGCGGTCAACCCGCGCGCTGTATTGGGCCGCGTGCTGGGGGTGCTGCTGGACCCCTGGGTGGCGCTGGCGCTGTGGACCGCCGTGATCGTGTTCTGGAACGTGCCCGCCGGGTTCAATGCCAGCGTGGTGTCCAATACAGCCGCGACCCTGTTGCCGAGCCTGTACCTATTGACCAGCCTGCTGGTCTGGAGCGTGGTGCTGCGGCCCCTCCCGTCGGTGCAGCCGGCCGGCGTGGGTTCGCGCGGGTGGTTTGGCCTACTGGCCGCCCTGCCCATGATGGCAGTGGCGAGCGTGTGGCTGTACGCCCCAAAAGTGCTGTACACGCCCTACGTGAACGCCCTGTGCCTGTGGAACCTTACGCCGCTGCAAAACCAGCAGCTGTCCGGCTGGATCATGATGCTGGCGGGCCTGCCGGCGCTGGCGCTGGCCTTTGTGCAGCTGTTTCTGTGGCTGGTGCGCCTCACCGAAGAGCAGGGCCTGCCGCCGCAGACGCCGCGCTGAGGGGCCGGGCACTGTTTTCGCTTCTCGCTCTGCGACGCCGCTGTTCCAGCCCGCTCGGTTGATCTCACAGCAGCTGCTAG of the Deinococcus aquaedulcis genome contains:
- a CDS encoding copper chaperone PCu(A)C yields the protein MPVPARLFILLLALLTACRPAPQAQAGPTATLTVEAARVVAVPPSVKETSVFGTLRNPGGRPLRLTGVQSPAADHAMLMVTRTDAQGRTGMQMTDALTVPAGGELVLSDTGDHIMLMGLRAPLREGEPVALTLTDDAGGTHTLQAPVVKP
- a CDS encoding SCO family protein; translated protein: MTAPAHPEGAAGPATRPWYVSAGLALAAVALLLGLAWGAARLRSPYPFYGTAYPAGTQAAPFQGVAVQGGAARPFAFTPGAGGQATALFFGFTHCASICPLSLSYLNKARALLPAELRSKLNIVLVSVDPARDTPARLGEYVGFFGSGTGVRIPEPALGQVAQAYGVAYQKAELQGAAYQINHTTATYLIDARGQLRVLWDYTQLPQVERVKADLQYVLETP
- a CDS encoding CAP domain-containing protein; this encodes MTVGLLSLGAAVWPGGAQASPEFRIGYRVSPERQAPLRVSFEASAPAGYVVQWVFGDGNQASGLSAEHVYYRPGTYTLQAQLLDPQGRVVSRAEAQLPVNSAGAERPALTVLQPTPGEVRLSAEGSVLYTPARPTLLLAGREVGTGASRVQNGTHAAVVRATTSDGRTVEKRLTIRVAPWTGSAAFDGEVLRLTNQARAQGYNCATNRTGAAALPPLRLDPTLTVAAQAQSAGMALYGYFDHTSSFDGSTPMRRVQAAGMTPLSVAENIAAGQQTPAEVVQGWLKSPGHCRNIMGDFTRIGLSYVNRPGTTYGRYWTQVFARI
- a CDS encoding cytochrome c oxidase assembly protein, which produces MSLNPTVADLLLPRPDWTLLPILLVGAAYAAGFVRARRTGTPWPLWRAGLFALGLVALVLTTQTRAAGLTQGSMALYMGRLMVLAEVVPPLLVLGLPPLAVNPRAVLGRVLGVLLDPWVALALWTAVIVFWNVPAGFNASVVSNTAATLLPSLYLLTSLLVWSVVLRPLPSVQPAGVGSRGWFGLLAALPMMAVASVWLYAPKVLYTPYVNALCLWNLTPLQNQQLSGWIMMLAGLPALALAFVQLFLWLVRLTEEQGLPPQTPR
- a CDS encoding LacI family DNA-binding transcriptional regulator; amino-acid sequence: MRKPTIQDVARQAGVGVGTVSRVLNNHVAVKGATRELVLKAIADLEYTPNPHARRIAGGKSYTISVLLPVLTTEFYVRLLDGLETAFQEARYDVAIFPLLDRSRLERYLGSHTLAYQADGLVMATYNLTQMFHERRLRTQQPTVLVDAYAEHVDSSFMDNVAGGRMAGEYAVTLPGDLYAVWVETELDQLFTTRVFEDRRNGFLGALQAAGRAPAAEYTSSFDSLAARNTASALLDQVQAGGLPCTIFASADMLAGALLDELRLRGLKAGEDVRVIGFDDQPWAEARGLTTLHQPVESMGYEAAQLLLTRLNGYKGPARARRFEPRLVVRSSA
- a CDS encoding FUN14 domain-containing protein — its product is MSPVRPEVLSAAPPAASLADALRPLLPDLSVGALLGFATGVALRHIGRVALIVLGTLFVVLQLLAYLDLISVNWLRLQALTEPWLRQGQEQGGAWLMRVLTANLPFAGAFTAGLLLGLRARV
- a CDS encoding RNA polymerase sigma factor produces the protein MDPAESFPPDLISPDLYARLCAGEEAAWFDFVQEYEGRMYGYLYRLEGNSEDALDLTQEVFYRAWRSIRTFRVGERVLPWLYQVARNTQIESHRRKQLQRFSLEQAREDVGFEVTSEKRSPVQAAESADAQDRVQRALLRLPAEYREAVVLRFVEDLSYDEIAQIQGVAVGTAKSRVFRAKEQLAGLLAGVADVH